The following coding sequences are from one Dermacentor silvarum isolate Dsil-2018 chromosome 4, BIME_Dsil_1.4, whole genome shotgun sequence window:
- the LOC125945210 gene encoding uncharacterized protein LOC125945210, with translation MEFYKDCGRMRPTVSNVRASQEGATSQDSTAEELLNTMCGTASVSPLPSEDSFDQEQAGQADQYSVELVSLQADRRTCVGTVPSSVQKKRKKNDDFDQQLLSHLKEKMTENEAFGLSIGLTLDRLAKQVAAKCKARLMEVIAEFDI, from the exons ATGGAATTTTACAAGGACTGCGGGCGTATGAGACC AACCGTATCGAACGTGCGTGCTTCACAAGAAGGAGCGACCAGCCAGGACAGCACGGCGGAGGAGCTGCTGAATACCATGTGCGGCACCGCCAGTGTGTCTCCGTTGCCCTCTGAGGACAGCTTCGACCAGGAGCAAGCAGGCCAAGCGGACCAGTACAGCGTTGAACTGGTTTCTCTACAGGCTGATCGACGCACTTGTGTTGGGACAGTGCCTTCAAGTGTTCAGAAAAAGCGCAAAAAGAATGATGATTTTGACCAGCAGCTTCTGAGCCACCTAAAGGAAAAAATGACAGAAAATGAGGCATTTGGCCTTTCTATCGGTTTGACATTGGACAGGCTGGCCAAGCAAGTAGCAGCTAAGTGCAAAGCACGGTTAATGGAGGTAATTGCAGAGTTTGACATTTAA
- the LOC125945036 gene encoding uncharacterized protein LOC125945036, with the protein MTLTRPHSQNIELILLVRRLRKKRKRTMYIRELFDKRPQLGDYHQLVQELRQVDPEYHFKYFRMTKAKFDHLLSLVYERILQAPNHRRPIRPAERLAVTLRFLATGASMQDIAMSYCMHATTVAGILKETLAAIWDCLSPLVLKPPAAADWVKIRRAYSSKWNFPNVVGSIDGKHFAIQCPDNSGSDYFNYKGFYSIVLLAVADADYRFTLVEVGAQGRTSDGAFFNDSSIREVFEHGSLELPTAVNGWPVFMVGDAAFPLRTYLMCPYPGRQLDERKIIFNYRLSRARRCVENAFGILVSRWRAFLGTVTGQPELLTDMVKAAVCLHNFLMVDSAYCPAGYGDTVCGEEIQDGYWRHAITPVGATAVSSSNRSSPTAMSLRDDISNYFLSAAGSVPWQVKVIRRN; encoded by the exons ATGACGTTAACTCGCCCTCACAGCCAGAATATCGAACTCATAttgctagtgcgtcggctacgcAAAAAACGGAAGCGGACCATGTACATACGAGAGCTTTTTGACAAGCGCCCTCAACTCGGCGACTACCACCAGCTGGTGCAGGAGCTCCGCCAAGTGGACCCTGAGTACCACTTTAAGTATTTCAG AATGACCAAGGCGAAGTTCGATCACCTGTTGAGCTTAGTGTACGAGAGAATACTGCAGGCGCCTAACCACAGGAGACCGATACGCCCTGCGGAAAGGCTGGCAGTGACTTTAAG GTTTCTGGCAACAGGTGCCTCAATGCAAGACATCGCAATGAGCTACTGTATGCACGCTACAACGGTTGCTGGAATTTTAAAAGAAACGCTAGCGGCGATATGGGACTGCCTATCGCCGCTCGTCCTGAAGCCCCCAGCAGCTGCTGATTGGGTCAAAATTCGCCGGGCATATAGCTCAAAGTGGAATTTTCCAAATGTAGTCGGAAGCATAGATGGCAAGCACTTTGCAATTCAGTGCCCTGATAACAGCGGGTCAGATTATTTCAACTATAAAGGCTTCTACTCCATTGTTCTGCTTGCCGTGGCTGATGCAGACTACCGGTTTACTCTTGTCGAAGTCGGGGCCCAAGGAAGGACTTCAGATGGTGCTTTCTTTAATGACAGCTCTATTAGAGAAGTTTTTGAGCATGGAAGTTTGGAGCTCCCTACAGCAGTCAATGGGTGGCCAGTTTTTATGGTAGGTGACGCAGCATTTCCGTTGCGCACATATCTAATGTGTCCGTACCCAGGAAGGCAGTTGGACGAAAGGAAAATAATTTTTAATTATCGTCTATCAAGGGCGAGAAGGTGCGTGGAGAACGCATTTGGAATCCTTGTGTCGCGGTGGAGGGCTTTTCTAGGCACTGTCACGGGACAGCCTGAACTCCTCACTGACATGGTGAAGGCAGCAGTGTGCTTGCACAACTTCTTGATGGTAGATTCGGCGTACTGTCCTGCAGGCTATGGTGACACAGTGTGTGGCGAGGAAATACAGGATGGGTATTGGAGGCATGCCATCACACCGGTTGGAGCGACTGCAGTGTCTAGCAGTAATCGATCTTCTCCTACAGCCATGTCACTCAGAGATGACATTTCAAATTACTTCTTGTCTGCAGCAGGCTCTGTGCCATGGCAGGTTAAAGTGATTAGGCGGAACTGA